Genomic DNA from Rahnella variigena:
GTCAGATGCGTGTATTAACATTGAACCCAAAATGATTATTCACTTTATTACCTCAGGTGATTTTTTAATAGATTGTTGTTTTTATTTCCATAAACGATGTGATGTATAACATCTATGGTTCATATGGTAATGGAAAATACAATTTTTCAGAAATAAGTTATAAAACAATCAGGAAGCCACTGTTTGCAAGATAACGGATCTGAATCATGATCATTAAATGGTTTGTTATACGGCTTATGTTCAAATAACTAGCATTTATATCTATTTTTGGCTCAGTTTGTGGGATTGAATTTTATTAGCGTGGAATTAATATAGTTCTCCCGGTTAAGTGTCTCTTTATCGAACCATAAATTTCATGGGTTTCGTGGATGACTTTTATTAGTTGTTCTCGATCACTATAAAGAACACAACAGGCTGGTTTGAGTTACTTTTGATACTAACAAGGACCATGGAACCTTGCCTTGTAAGTCAGTTTAATTGAGTTGACAGATATGCATAGAGTGAACGCAAATTATGACCGAATTATCGACGCATTAGCTGGATATACGCATGTAGCAAATCCTGATGAGATTTCACGCGGTAAACGGCGATATCATTTAACCAAAGATAACGTACGTCGGGTTATGTTTATCATGGATGGAGACTTTTTGCTGAAGCTGAAAGGAAGAAATAAGGTGCTTAATATTTTATCTTCACCGTCAGTGGTGGGGGTGACACCTGCTTTTGATGAGTCGCCAGTATATCTGGAAAGGATAGATTATGGAAAAATCAATTACATCGAATATGATGTTTTTTGGCGATTAATTTTTGAAAAGGATTTATTTAATGATGCCATGTCTATTTTGGCATGCCAATATTCAGACTTAATGGATTACATTCAGTTATCTAAAAGTAATTCTTACGATGAAGTGACTTCTCTGATTGAGCGTTGGAATAAATTGCCCACTCATCTTAAGAGACGTTTTTCTGTTCTCTATTTGATTGAACATAGTTCCCATCTTTCAAAAAGCTCCATAAGCAGAGTTTTGAAAGACCTTAAAGAGAAAGGGGAACTCGAGTTGATTAACGGAAAATTTATCTAGCGGGCATGTGGTTTTCCTGCCTTTGGATGAGGAATAGAACGCAATATGGATATTAAAGTTATATGTTCTGATGCTGATTTTTATTTTAAGAATGGCATTTCAAAAATAATTGAAGATGCTTTGCCAACGAAAAATAAAATTTCGTTTGTCGATAAGATCAATAGCGAAAGTATATCTCAGGCAGACTTCATTATAATTAATGCTGCCCACTGGCGTCTTTATATGTGTCATCCTGCCTACCGCTTTAGAAAAAAAAGCAGTGTCCTGATTTTATTCACTGACGATGACAGTAATATTTCGTCCGAAAAATTGCCAGTCTGCTATCAATCATTGACCTGCATATCGCAGACGGAAACTGTCAGAAACGTTAAGTATAAAATCGCGAAAGCCTGGTTTTTAGCAAATGAATTAAACATTTCTTACTACAGGTCAGGTGATTGTATAAGGTGCAAGTTACCACGGATTTCATTAATTCAGCTGAGAGTGTTACATCATTTTAAAAAGGGCGATACCGTCCACCAGACTGCTAAATATCTTGGTGTGTCAGTAAAAACAGTTTATACGCATAAATATAACATTATGAGGAAGTTTTATATAAAAGGTGATTTTCTATTTTATTCCTTCATCAGACATGTTTCCCTTTTCGAGCTCTATACAGGGTCATTAAATGATGAATGAAATCACTCCAGAGGAGCGGCGTATTCGAAAATAGTACGGTAACTCAATATAAATTCATCTCATTATTAACGATGGCCATCTTGTAAGCTTGCATAGTCATGCGTGTAACTTATTGTTTATTTTTGTTTTTTAGTAGATTGTAAGAGGTAGTTATGAAAATTGAATCATCCACCAAGAACAAGAGTTTCATTATTCCCTTCAAAGTTTTTACGGGGATTTCTCTTGGGTTATTTTTAACATTATTAAGTTATATATCTGGTAATTATGCATTCGCGATGCCATTTCAGGCTCAACATGTGTCAGAAGATCAAGGGCACTGGCAAGAGCTGGATACGCACGCGCACATTATTATTTATCGCCTTGACGATGACTCGGCAAAATCATCAAAGAGCGTCGTAAATATTTTCGTTAATCATCAGTATCATACGAGTTTCTTGTCACATAATCGTGCAGTGGAGTTACTGCTTTGTCCGGGTGAAAAGGCACTCGAATTCTCGATTGGTCAGCTTGACCGCCACCGTTTTGGTAACTCTGAAAAGGTAGGGCTGGTTTCCCCAACGTTGAAATCAGGTGAACGTTACTACTATCAGGTTTCTTTAAATGACCAGGGTAAAATTGATGCCCGTCTGGTTCCTGAAAAAGAAGCTGAAGCAGCGCTGGTAAATCTACAGCCGCAAGACAGAACATTGTCCCGTGTATTGAATGAGCGTACCTGTCCTGCAGTGACCTATTCAATTAATGCAGAAGACGTATTCACACATCATAAAAACTCAACGACGTTGAGCCATGCTGGTGAAAATGCGTTGTCTTCACTAGTGAAAACTATCGAGCATGAGTTTGGTGAAATAGATGAAGTTGTTATTAAAAACTCCAGTGACATTAATGATGAAACCGCCACTACACATCCTCTTTCACAAATGCGTGCGAATACGGTCACCACATGGCTAATAAACTCTCCGCTTTTATTGCCGCAATATCATGCGAAAGGAGTAGACATTAAATCCTGCTCATTACCTTTTGATAATAAAAGAGGCGCTCAAGCTTGCCTGGAGTCTTCAAGGACTATTGATGTTGAAGTTTATGGTGTAAGAAAAAACACTCACTCCGCTTTAATAAAATAATTGGATTTATCTTTATTTAATAAGAAGGTTATCATGTTAAAAATTAATATGCGTAGTGCAAAGGGGATTACATCTTCTTTCACTGTCGAAACGAATACAGATCAGAGTACGACAATTAAAGTGCCTAATCATGGTGCATTAAATATTGAACTCATCGATAGCGCGACGGGTCATGCACCACAAATGGTGATGACTAAGCGTGTTGGTAACAATTTACTCCTCGTTATCGGCCAGGGAGATCTCGACCATCCCGATGTTATTTTTGAAGATTATTATGACAATGATAATGCTCATCTGGTAGGCCTGGGTGAAAACGGACAGTATTATGAATATGTTCCCACATCTGGCGATGTCGCTGAATACACTCCCGCTCTGACCGAAGGTAAAAGTGGTGAATTAGTACTTGGCGGTGAAGGTTATACAAGTGCTGATCCTATCCTTGCTGACGATAATCATTTCGGCTGGCTTCCTTTTATGTTGTTAGGCGGTGCGGCTGCAGCGGGGGGTATTGTTGCAGCGGTTTCCAGCAGCGGCGGCAGTGATCATCATTCTGAAAATAAAACAGTGACGGTCACTCTCGACCCCATTACTGATGCAGATCAGAACGGGCGTCCGGAATTCTCCGGGACTTCAAATACTGCTAATTCGCAGGTTGTCATTCTCTTGCCTGATGGTTCGCAAATCACCACACAAACTGACAGCGAGGGTCACTGGTCTGTTGAAGCGCCATCTTCGCAACCGAACGGGACAGTGACTGTCACGGTCACTGACAGTGAGGGTAACAGCGCAAGTCTGGTAGAAGAGTACTCTGACAACGTATTGCCTGAGTCTGCTGTTATTAACGTTAATGACAATGATCAGATGGCGGGCAAGGCAGAACCGGGCTCTACAGTCATCATTACTGATGGTGAAACCGGTGAAACAATTACCGTTGATGTTGATGAAAACGGCGACTGGAGTATCCAGCCTAACCCGGTCAATGAAGGTGACAGCGATGTAAGCATCGTCGTCGTTGATCCTGCAGGTAATGTTTCTCCTCCGACTGACGCTTCTCGTGAAGATACCACGGCGCCGGACAACGTCACTTCCGGCGTGGTGACCGACAGCATCACCCTGACCGACGACGTGGGACCGGTGACCGGCGCTATCGCGGACGGCGCGGTGACCGACGATGCGCGTCCGACCTTTGCGGGTCAGGCGACGGCGGACATTGATCACGTCAACATTTACGACAACGGCGAGCTGGCGGGCACCGCAGCGGTGGACGAAAACGGCCAGTGGAGCTGGACGCCGGAGCAGGACCTGGCGGACGGTGAGCACGATCTGACGGTCGCAGCGGTAGACGCGGCGGGCAACGAAGGTCCGCAGGCGGACGGCGGTTGGGGCTTTACCGTGGACACCACCACGGCGGTGCCGGAAATTACCGTGAACACCGAGGACGAGCTGGCGGGTAACGCCGAGCCGGGCGCGGTGATCGTGATCACCGATCCGACCAGCGACAGCGAAACCAGCGTGGTGGCGGACGAGGACGGGCACTGGAGCATCCAGCCGAACCCGCTCGCCCCGGGCGACGCGGCGGTGGTGGTTGAGGCAACCGATGAAGCGGGCAACAGCAGCAGCATC
This window encodes:
- a CDS encoding helix-turn-helix domain-containing protein, whose protein sequence is MHRVNANYDRIIDALAGYTHVANPDEISRGKRRYHLTKDNVRRVMFIMDGDFLLKLKGRNKVLNILSSPSVVGVTPAFDESPVYLERIDYGKINYIEYDVFWRLIFEKDLFNDAMSILACQYSDLMDYIQLSKSNSYDEVTSLIERWNKLPTHLKRRFSVLYLIEHSSHLSKSSISRVLKDLKEKGELELINGKFI
- a CDS encoding helix-turn-helix transcriptional regulator, producing the protein MDIKVICSDADFYFKNGISKIIEDALPTKNKISFVDKINSESISQADFIIINAAHWRLYMCHPAYRFRKKSSVLILFTDDDSNISSEKLPVCYQSLTCISQTETVRNVKYKIAKAWFLANELNISYYRSGDCIRCKLPRISLIQLRVLHHFKKGDTVHQTAKYLGVSVKTVYTHKYNIMRKFYIKGDFLFYSFIRHVSLFELYTGSLNDE